In one window of Helianthus annuus cultivar XRQ/B chromosome 17, HanXRQr2.0-SUNRISE, whole genome shotgun sequence DNA:
- the LOC110921533 gene encoding photosystem II core complex proteins psbY, chloroplastic, with product MDKTTTIFNTITLLFPLTSYIPISQLSPPLCHHNLHQPPMAATLSTTMAMLNAKCMTSSKLTKPISLPTIQTLTTSKQPTTLSFTGTTIAGAIFATLSSSDAAFAAQQLADIAEGDNRGIALLLPLVPAIAWVLYNIFQPAVNQINRMRTKGVVIGLGLGGGLAASSGLFATPDAAAGELAAVAEAAAASSDNRGQLLLIVIAPAILWVLYNILQPALNQINKMRS from the coding sequence ATGGATAAGACCACCACAATCTTCAATACAATAACCCTCCTATTCCCTCTCACTTCTTACATCCCAATTTCACAACTCTCTCCACCACTTTGTCACCATAATCTTCATCAACCACCAATGGCAGCCACCCTATCAACCACCATGGCCATGCTCAACGCCAAATGCATGACATCCTCCAAACTCACCAAACCCATCTCTCTCCCCACCATCCAAACCCTCACCACTTCAAAACAACCCACCACCCTCTCCTTCACCGGAACCACCATCGCCGGAGCCATCTTCGCCACCCTAAGCTCCTCCGACGCAGCCTTCGCCGCCCAACAACTCGCCGACATCGCCGAAGGAGACAACCGCGGCATCGCCCTTCTCCTTCCCCTCGTTCCCGCCATTGCATGGGTTCTCTACAACATTTTTCAACCAGCTGTTAACCAGATCAACAGGATGAGGACCAAAGGAGTAGTTATTGGGCTTGGGCTTGGTGGTGGGCTTGCAGCTTCATCTGGGCTTTTTGCCACCCCTGATGCCGCCGCCGGAGAACTCGCCGCCGTGGCTGAGGCGGCTGCTGCTAGTAGTGACAACAGAGGGCAGCTTTTGTTGATTGTTATTGCACCTGCTATTCTTTGGGTGCTTTACAATATCTTACAGCCTGCTCTTAACCAGATCAATAAAATGAGATCttga
- the LOC110923777 gene encoding uncharacterized mitochondrial protein AtMg00810-like, producing MEQPPGFEDSNRPNYVCQLNCAHYGLKQAPRAWFQRLSSFLLNRGFVNSRADTSLFVYKHQGILIYLLVYVDDIIITGNNDIFINNFTASLNKEFKIKDLGLLNFFLGLEVHHTKSGLFLNQLKYAHDILTRAGLLDSKPVATPLTSKDVFTSQGQPFHDPTLYRSLVGALQYLTVTRPDLSYAVNQVSQILQNPTTNHFQLVKRILRYVKGTLSHGLTFDRPPNTTLLGFSDADWARCIDTRRSTYGYCIYLGGNLVSWNAKKQPTVSRSSCESEYRAMANTTAEIVWLTNLLRELHALPPGRPTLLCDNKSALFLSQNPISHKRAKHIDIDYHFVHELVTAGKLHTKFISTDKQVADIFTKSLPKPLFEKFRTMLRLGPPPTCIDGGY from the coding sequence ATGGAACAACCTCCTGGTTTTGAAGATTCCAACAGACCCAACTATGTGTGTCAACTCAATTGTGCTCACTACGGCTTAAAACAAGCACCACGTGCTTGGTTCCAACGATTAAGCTCCTTTCTTCTTAATCGCGGCTTTGTCAACAGTCGAGCCGATACATCCTTGTTTGTTTACAAACACCAAGGCATCTTAATTTATCTCCTTGTTTATGTTGACGACATCATTATTACTGGAAATAATGACATTTTCATCAACAACTTCACAGCTTCTCTAAACAAGGAATTTAAAATAAAAGACCTTGGCTTGCTAAATTTTTTTCTCGGTCTCGAAGTCCACCACACCAAATCGGGTCTTTTCCTAAATCAATTaaaatatgctcatgacattctCACTCGAGCCGGTTTACTGGACTCCAAACCGGTTGCCACTCCTCTCACATCCAAAGATGTCTTCACTTCCCAAGGCCAACCGTTTCATGATCCTACTCTGTATCGTTCCCTTGTAGGCGCTCTCCAATATCTCACAGTCACTCGTCCCGATCTCTCCTATGCCGTCAACCAAGTTAGCCAAATCCTTCAAAATCCCACAACCAATCATTTCCAGCTAGTAAAAAGGATTCTTCGTTATGTTAAGGGCACTTTATCACATGGTTTAACATTTGATCGTCCACCTAACACTACTTTATTAGGTTTTTCAGATGCAGATTGGGCTCGCTGTATCGACACTCGAAGGTCCACCTACGGCTATTGCATCTACTTAGGAGGAAACTTAGTGTCTTGGAACGCTAAAAAGCAACCAACGGTGTCACGATCCAGTTGTGAGTCAGAATATCGAGCAATGGCGAACACGACAGCAGAAATTGTTTGGCTAACTAACCTACTTCGGGAACTTCATGCTCTTCCACCTGGGCGaccgactctattatgtgataacaAAAGTGCGTTGTTCTTAAGTCAAAATCCGATCTCACACAAAAGAGCGAAACACATTGACATCGATTATCATTTCGTTCATGAATTAGTAACCGCCGGGAAGCTTCACACAAAATTCATCTCAACAGATAAACAAGTCGCAGATATTTTTACCAAGAGTTTACCAAAACCGTTGttcgaaaaatttagaacaatGCTTCGTCTTGGACCACCTCCAACTTGCATTGACGGGGGGTATTAG